The following proteins are co-located in the Rheinheimera salexigens genome:
- a CDS encoding glycosyltransferase family 2 protein — MANKKSIGQKIRWWWSTRVLGFWRVKVAGKIQRKLAQPADTIVFKQDAKPMPAPKKSGITVILTAYRRAEYLAEQITALRNQTIPPDEIWVWSNRSEEELLDVSELADRVIVANSNFLFWGRFALASLVRTEYVAFFDDDILPQPGWFENCLNTIANGDDGILGGSGVLLPAEGGYASKNKAGWNGLQSTSVTEVDLVGHAWFMRKSYVRYMWIEEPTEWNNGEDIHLSYMALKHGGIKTLVPPHPENNLSIWSCRPDFGKAVGRMKVATYQTQDHRGTRSNIVDKYRADGWKIVAIR, encoded by the coding sequence ATGGCAAATAAAAAATCTATAGGTCAAAAAATACGCTGGTGGTGGTCTACTCGCGTTTTAGGTTTTTGGCGAGTAAAGGTTGCAGGCAAAATACAACGTAAACTTGCCCAGCCAGCCGATACTATTGTGTTTAAACAAGACGCTAAACCGATGCCAGCACCAAAAAAATCGGGGATCACGGTTATTTTAACTGCTTATCGACGCGCTGAATATTTAGCAGAGCAAATTACGGCTTTGCGGAATCAAACCATACCACCAGATGAGATTTGGGTATGGTCAAACCGTAGCGAAGAAGAGTTATTAGATGTCTCTGAGCTTGCAGATAGAGTGATTGTAGCCAATAGCAACTTTTTATTTTGGGGCCGTTTTGCCCTAGCTAGCTTAGTCCGTACTGAGTATGTCGCATTTTTTGATGATGATATTTTGCCGCAACCCGGTTGGTTTGAAAACTGCCTAAATACTATTGCTAATGGCGATGACGGTATTTTAGGTGGCTCTGGAGTGCTTTTACCTGCTGAAGGTGGCTATGCCAGTAAAAATAAAGCGGGCTGGAATGGCTTGCAAAGTACTAGCGTTACTGAAGTAGATTTAGTGGGCCATGCATGGTTTATGCGTAAAAGCTATGTGCGTTATATGTGGATTGAAGAGCCCACAGAATGGAACAATGGAGAAGATATTCACTTATCTTATATGGCATTAAAACATGGCGGTATTAAAACTTTAGTACCACCCCATCCAGAAAACAATTTATCCATTTGGAGTTGTCGCCCAGATTTTGGTAAAGCCGTAGGCCGAATGAAAGTTGCCACTTACCAAACTCAAGATCATCGTGGTACACGCAGTAATATAGTTGATAAATATCGTGCTGATGGCTGGAAAATAGTCGCTATTCGCTGA
- a CDS encoding BaiN/RdsA family NAD(P)/FAD-dependent oxidoreductase has translation MQQWDVIIIGAGAAGLMCAIEAGKRGRKVLVLDNGKRVGRKILMSGGGRCNFTNMYTSPENFLSQNKHFCKSALSRYTQWDFLALVQKHNVPYHEKTLGQLFCDDSAKDIVQMLMTEAKAAGVQIATQQHIQHVIQASTSSGTGTENENETETNGKADYKAGYIVKTPELSRHCHSLVVASGGLSLPNLGATAFGFQLAEQFGLNVLPLRAALVPVTWQPADKAIFEEISGVSLPVTVEANGTVFPEDMLFTHRGLSGPAILQISSYWQPGDDITVNMSPQTDISEFLTTQQQAHPEQELKTALSKLLPKRLVEKLLEMQVITNQPLKALNNKSMQNIANSLHGYIFKPNGTEGYRTAEVTIGGVDTNELSSKTMAAKQHDNLYFIGEVVDVTGWLGGYNFQWAWASGWVAGQYC, from the coding sequence ATGCAACAGTGGGATGTAATCATAATTGGCGCCGGCGCAGCAGGTTTAATGTGCGCTATTGAAGCCGGAAAACGTGGCCGTAAAGTATTAGTATTAGATAACGGTAAACGGGTTGGTCGCAAAATTTTGATGTCCGGCGGTGGCCGTTGCAACTTTACTAATATGTACACCAGCCCAGAGAACTTTTTATCCCAGAATAAGCATTTTTGTAAATCGGCTTTAAGCCGCTATACCCAATGGGACTTTTTGGCTTTAGTCCAAAAACACAATGTTCCGTACCATGAAAAAACCTTAGGCCAGCTATTTTGTGATGATAGCGCTAAAGACATTGTGCAAATGCTAATGACGGAAGCTAAAGCCGCAGGCGTACAAATAGCTACACAACAACATATTCAGCACGTTATTCAAGCTAGCACTAGCTCTGGTACTGGCACTGAAAATGAAAATGAAACTGAGACAAATGGCAAGGCGGATTATAAAGCAGGTTACATAGTTAAAACACCAGAGCTTAGCCGGCATTGCCACAGCTTAGTGGTCGCCAGTGGGGGGTTAAGTCTACCTAATTTAGGTGCTACAGCTTTTGGTTTTCAATTAGCCGAACAGTTTGGCCTAAACGTTTTACCGCTGCGAGCGGCATTAGTGCCGGTAACCTGGCAACCAGCAGATAAAGCCATATTCGAAGAAATTAGCGGTGTATCGCTACCTGTCACAGTAGAAGCCAACGGCACTGTATTCCCAGAAGATATGTTATTCACTCACCGCGGCCTAAGTGGCCCTGCAATATTGCAGATTTCTAGTTATTGGCAACCTGGCGATGACATCACGGTAAATATGTCACCACAAACGGACATCAGCGAGTTTTTAACCACGCAGCAGCAAGCGCACCCAGAGCAAGAATTAAAAACCGCGTTAAGCAAATTACTGCCAAAACGCTTAGTCGAAAAGCTGCTCGAAATGCAGGTAATCACTAACCAACCGCTAAAAGCCTTAAATAACAAAAGCATGCAAAATATAGCCAACAGCTTGCATGGCTATATATTTAAACCCAATGGTACAGAAGGTTACAGAACCGCCGAAGTCACGATAGGTGGTGTGGACACAAACGAATTATCGTCAAAAACTATGGCCGCTAAACAGCATGACAACTTATACTTTATTGGTGAAGTAGTAGACGTCACCGGTTGGCTAGGCGGCTACAATTTCCAATGGGCATGGGCCAGCGGCTGGGTAGCAGGGCAGTATTGTTAG
- a CDS encoding glycosyltransferase family A protein, whose protein sequence is MTKPHYPPAGALDGVKEFLLRFAASGYFPATAFIKNRPVKSELAVVNENIKLEIVSHCWNYARFFVYQLSSLVKYPPKDMQVKLTIFYSNEDTETAKLLQHFSSIEVPNVEWNFIELATPLLLRRAIGRNQASKATTADWIWFADCDMVFHEGCIDTLSTLLKGRQEILLFPDTLLVTPLLTEEDPMISAGKDKTELLEVDTSKFKPRKFDRATGAIQIIHGDVARACGYCDDLAVYQKPKYHWTKTYEDRAIRWLLGTQGVPIALPNLLLIRHAEKGRYKEDSKISVIRKAIRRVKSALINK, encoded by the coding sequence ATGACCAAACCACACTACCCACCAGCGGGTGCATTAGATGGTGTTAAAGAATTTTTATTACGATTTGCTGCCTCGGGTTATTTTCCGGCCACCGCCTTTATTAAAAATCGACCAGTAAAGTCAGAACTTGCCGTTGTTAATGAAAACATCAAACTAGAAATTGTTAGCCACTGCTGGAACTATGCGCGCTTTTTTGTGTATCAACTTAGCTCGTTAGTTAAATACCCGCCTAAGGATATGCAGGTAAAGTTAACCATTTTTTATTCTAATGAAGACACCGAAACGGCTAAGTTACTGCAACACTTTAGCAGCATAGAAGTGCCAAACGTGGAATGGAATTTTATTGAATTAGCTACGCCCTTGTTATTACGCCGCGCGATTGGCCGCAACCAAGCGTCTAAAGCGACTACCGCTGATTGGATTTGGTTTGCCGACTGCGACATGGTGTTTCACGAAGGCTGTATAGATACGTTATCAACCTTGTTAAAAGGCCGCCAAGAAATACTGTTATTCCCAGATACCTTATTAGTTACGCCGCTATTAACTGAAGAAGATCCCATGATCTCGGCGGGTAAAGATAAAACCGAGTTATTAGAAGTAGATACTAGCAAATTTAAACCCCGTAAGTTTGATCGCGCCACCGGTGCTATTCAAATTATTCACGGCGATGTGGCGCGTGCTTGTGGTTATTGTGATGATTTAGCGGTTTATCAAAAGCCGAAATATCATTGGACTAAAACCTATGAAGATCGCGCAATTCGCTGGTTGCTAGGCACCCAAGGTGTGCCCATAGCTTTACCTAACTTATTACTTATTCGCCATGCCGAGAAAGGTCGATATAAAGAAGACAGTAAAATTTCGGTGATCCGCAAAGCAATCCGTCGGGTGAAATCGGCATTAATTAATAAGTAA
- a CDS encoding peroxiredoxin, producing the protein MIKVGDKLPEVSFSQLTKEGVLNPTTSQIFANKKVVLFAVPGAFTPTCSAAHLPGYITLADQIKAKGVDTIICTAVNDAFVMNAWGKSQNAEAITFLADGGAAFHKAIGLTMDTADFGGVRSQRYAMIVDNGVVTTLNVEAPKSFEVSNAETVLAVL; encoded by the coding sequence ATGATAAAAGTAGGCGATAAGTTACCAGAAGTAAGTTTTTCTCAATTAACCAAAGAAGGGGTGTTAAACCCTACCACAAGCCAAATATTTGCCAATAAAAAAGTAGTGTTATTTGCCGTTCCTGGCGCGTTTACACCAACTTGTTCAGCAGCACATTTACCAGGCTATATTACTTTGGCAGACCAAATTAAAGCCAAAGGCGTTGATACCATTATTTGTACTGCGGTAAATGACGCTTTTGTAATGAATGCATGGGGCAAAAGCCAAAATGCAGAAGCCATTACCTTTTTAGCCGACGGTGGCGCAGCGTTCCATAAAGCCATTGGCTTAACCATGGACACAGCTGACTTTGGTGGCGTGCGTTCACAACGTTATGCCATGATCGTTGACAATGGTGTAGTGACGACATTAAACGTTGAAGCACCAAAAAGCTTTGAAGTCAGTAATGCAGAAACTGTGTTAGCTGTATTATAA
- a CDS encoding class I SAM-dependent DNA methyltransferase, which produces MSSSTQLYTDLSHYYDLMCCDINYQQQSQAVMRLNDLFGNSGKSHLDLACGTGPHIRHFIDAGYQSSGLDINQPMLDIAKARCPEAEFILQNMNQFTLDQPVDLITCFLYSLHYNPDIAQLQQCIKQAYNALTPAGLFCFNTVDKLKICNNTAVRHSTTYDNKLFDFESAWFYCDQSDSQALKLNISKTNANVTKHWHDQHSMVAVSFNQLQQLLLPWFEVYILEHDYTSIQQYSGESGNALFVCVKR; this is translated from the coding sequence ATGTCGTCGTCAACTCAGTTATATACCGATTTATCACACTACTATGACTTGATGTGTTGCGATATTAATTATCAGCAACAAAGCCAAGCGGTAATGCGTTTAAATGATTTATTTGGCAATAGCGGCAAAAGCCATCTTGATTTAGCTTGTGGTACTGGCCCACATATCCGCCATTTTATCGATGCCGGTTATCAAAGTAGTGGTTTAGATATTAACCAACCAATGCTGGATATTGCTAAAGCGCGTTGCCCTGAAGCTGAGTTTATATTGCAGAATATGAATCAGTTTACGCTAGATCAGCCGGTTGATTTAATTACCTGTTTTTTATATTCATTGCATTACAACCCTGACATTGCTCAGTTGCAGCAATGTATTAAGCAAGCCTATAACGCCCTAACCCCTGCCGGCTTATTCTGCTTTAATACCGTTGATAAACTTAAGATCTGCAATAACACTGCGGTGCGACACAGTACGACTTACGACAACAAGCTATTTGATTTTGAGTCAGCTTGGTTTTACTGTGATCAAAGCGATAGCCAGGCGTTAAAGCTTAATATTTCTAAAACTAACGCTAATGTAACTAAGCACTGGCATGATCAGCACAGCATGGTTGCAGTTAGCTTTAATCAGTTGCAACAGCTGCTACTACCGTGGTTTGAAGTCTATATATTAGAGCATGACTACACTAGCATTCAACAATACAGCGGCGAGTCTGGCAATGCGCTATTTGTTTGCGTAAAGCGCTAG
- a CDS encoding DNA ligase gives MNGMLNSLLLICCFQLSAATKPDLLLAEVYNDAIDVQQYWVSEKLDGVRAFWDGKQLISRGGNIIAAPAWFVADFPQVELDGELWLGRNQFADTLSIVSKHNAIDNEWRQVSYYIFELPNATGTFSQRISAINTIIQQQNSPFLKQVAQFRIANKTLLLTKLVELEDTGAEGLMLHHQDALYKTGRNSDLLKLKTYQDTEAKVIGYRPGKGKYQGMVGAIIVKTIEGKEFAIGSGLTDELRQTPPNIGATVTYRYNGLTKNGLPRFARFLRLREEF, from the coding sequence ATGAACGGGATGTTAAATTCGCTCTTGCTAATCTGCTGTTTTCAATTATCGGCAGCGACTAAGCCTGACCTATTACTGGCCGAAGTGTATAACGATGCTATAGATGTTCAGCAGTATTGGGTGAGCGAAAAGCTGGATGGCGTTCGAGCATTTTGGGATGGTAAGCAGTTGATCTCGCGTGGCGGTAACATTATTGCTGCCCCGGCTTGGTTTGTTGCTGATTTTCCACAGGTAGAACTAGATGGTGAGTTGTGGCTTGGCCGTAATCAGTTTGCCGATACCTTAAGCATTGTTAGTAAACATAACGCTATTGATAACGAATGGCGGCAAGTTAGCTATTACATATTCGAATTACCCAATGCAACAGGCACCTTTAGCCAACGTATTAGTGCTATTAACACTATTATTCAGCAACAAAATAGCCCGTTTTTAAAGCAGGTTGCACAGTTTCGTATCGCCAATAAAACATTACTATTAACTAAGCTTGTAGAGCTGGAAGATACTGGCGCCGAAGGGTTAATGCTTCATCATCAAGATGCTTTATATAAAACCGGTAGAAACTCCGATTTATTAAAGCTAAAAACCTATCAAGATACCGAAGCAAAAGTCATTGGTTATCGCCCTGGTAAGGGCAAGTATCAGGGAATGGTTGGCGCCATAATCGTTAAAACCATTGAGGGTAAAGAATTTGCTATTGGCAGCGGCTTAACCGATGAATTACGTCAAACCCCGCCTAACATTGGCGCTACCGTTACCTATAGATATAACGGTCTAACCAAAAATGGTTTACCTCGTTTTGCTCGCTTTTTACGGTTGCGTGAGGAATTTTAA
- the waaA gene encoding lipid IV(A) 3-deoxy-D-manno-octulosonic acid transferase, which translates to MPVWCSRLLYQVVIYILLPLLLLYFIYRSFKDVAYRQRFSERFAWQSVPVEAVGGIVVHAVSVGEVVAATPLIKRLMQQYPNLPITVTCTTPTGSERIKQTFADTVFHYYLQIDTPGAVKRFLTKLQPTALIILETELWPNLLQQCQTASIPSIIVNARLSVRSAKGYRRGYCFSQLLLPNISLLLSQDRATLRRFRALGYTGAAQVCGNVKYDMAIPDHVAAMVQQLTPQLQGRPIWVAGSTHAGEDQLLINACKQLKKQFDNILLIIVPRHLERFDTVAELIQRSDLTMQRRSSGEVIRADTNVLLGDTMGELLAWYQLANVVFIGGSLIERGGHNPLEAMCFAKPIQSGPYVFNFAQAYKWLAQREAINWLTDEATLVANTQLLLEQPELAQQQGAAGLALYQQHSGACQRIVQAITNFLPADVNHFRQQQQGSQQIWYQSDVFSNLSAEQFNPEHWQHKNAIIGQSQGRNTAWFIQHQDTRIVLRHYYRGGLMGKLLHDQFSLVPVTHSRAMQEFALLRRMHSMGLPVPRPIAANYQRDGLIYRADIMIELVAQCQDLATVLSHRELSATEWQNVGKTIAQFHQQGVYHSDLNCRNILLDAKGQIWLIDFDKCAIRQLGAWRHENLQRLQRSLIKEQGLAARFYWHLAQWPELELGYQKQLNG; encoded by the coding sequence ATGCCCGTTTGGTGTTCGCGTTTACTGTATCAAGTGGTTATTTATATATTGCTGCCACTGCTGTTGCTGTATTTTATTTATCGCTCGTTTAAAGACGTAGCGTATCGGCAGCGCTTTAGTGAACGTTTTGCTTGGCAGTCGGTGCCAGTAGAAGCGGTAGGCGGTATCGTTGTGCATGCGGTTTCAGTGGGTGAAGTCGTCGCAGCTACACCATTAATTAAGCGTTTAATGCAGCAATATCCTAACTTACCTATTACAGTAACTTGCACTACCCCAACAGGCTCTGAGCGCATTAAACAAACCTTTGCCGATACGGTATTTCATTACTACTTACAGATAGATACTCCAGGTGCTGTAAAGCGATTTTTAACTAAATTACAGCCCACCGCTTTAATCATTTTAGAAACCGAGTTATGGCCTAATCTATTACAGCAATGCCAAACAGCCTCTATCCCAAGCATTATCGTTAACGCTAGATTGTCGGTGCGATCGGCTAAAGGTTATCGTCGTGGTTATTGTTTTAGCCAATTATTGCTACCGAATATTAGTTTATTACTCAGCCAAGATCGCGCTACATTGCGCCGATTTAGAGCCTTAGGCTACACCGGTGCGGCACAAGTATGCGGTAATGTTAAATATGATATGGCTATTCCTGATCATGTTGCAGCTATGGTGCAACAACTGACACCTCAGTTGCAAGGCCGGCCAATTTGGGTTGCGGGCAGTACCCATGCTGGCGAAGACCAGCTATTAATTAATGCCTGTAAGCAGCTTAAAAAACAGTTCGACAATATACTATTGATTATAGTGCCACGGCATTTAGAGCGTTTTGATACGGTGGCAGAATTAATTCAACGTAGCGATCTAACCATGCAACGACGCAGTTCCGGCGAGGTTATTCGAGCCGACACTAACGTGTTATTGGGTGATACCATGGGTGAATTATTAGCTTGGTATCAACTGGCCAATGTGGTGTTTATCGGCGGCAGTTTAATTGAACGCGGCGGCCATAATCCGTTAGAAGCTATGTGCTTTGCCAAACCGATTCAATCTGGGCCTTATGTATTTAACTTCGCCCAAGCTTACAAGTGGTTAGCCCAGCGCGAGGCCATAAACTGGCTGACGGATGAAGCGACGTTAGTGGCGAATACTCAATTGTTATTAGAACAACCGGAATTAGCCCAGCAGCAAGGCGCGGCGGGGTTAGCGTTATATCAACAGCATAGCGGCGCTTGTCAGCGTATTGTGCAAGCTATAACAAATTTTTTACCTGCGGATGTAAACCATTTTCGCCAGCAACAACAGGGCAGCCAACAAATTTGGTATCAAAGTGATGTATTTTCTAATCTATCGGCTGAGCAATTTAATCCCGAGCACTGGCAGCACAAGAACGCCATTATTGGCCAGTCACAAGGCCGCAATACAGCGTGGTTTATTCAACATCAAGATACCCGCATAGTGTTGCGCCATTATTATCGTGGTGGCCTAATGGGTAAACTGCTGCATGACCAGTTTAGCTTGGTGCCGGTGACCCATAGTCGGGCAATGCAGGAATTTGCTTTACTGCGCCGCATGCACAGTATGGGTTTACCCGTGCCAAGACCAATAGCAGCAAATTATCAGCGAGACGGTTTAATTTATCGTGCCGATATAATGATTGAACTCGTGGCGCAATGTCAGGATTTAGCAACCGTTTTATCTCACCGAGAGCTCAGTGCTACAGAGTGGCAGAATGTAGGTAAAACCATCGCTCAGTTTCATCAACAGGGTGTTTATCACTCTGATTTAAACTGTCGTAATATTTTGCTCGATGCTAAAGGTCAAATTTGGCTAATTGATTTTGATAAATGTGCTATTCGTCAATTAGGCGCTTGGCGCCATGAAAACCTGCAACGTTTGCAACGGTCGTTAATTAAAGAACAGGGCTTAGCGGCAAGGTTTTATTGGCATCTTGCGCAATGGCCAGAACTTGAACTTGGTTATCAAAAGCAGCTTAACGGCTAA
- a CDS encoding SEL1-like repeat protein, which yields MAASFLVAAEPQQQLAQAKAAYAQGDYRNAAQLLQKLAIEGNASAQFELAKLYSLGHGVERDALQASYWLEQAASKSSDYAESAQAQNDIKQALEQRRQENTRTPTTLANNKSVVATEMAATTISPTTTTTSTTVAPSPAATKAEPIAAAVLTDKPSLAVKALADAKFDTGMRAFQRQNYADAYSHWYPLAKNGDADAQFNLAAIYAKGLGVNVDLLTAARWFSAAAEQGSAQAQYHLAIVHAQGQGLPQNDAQAVYWYKRAAEQQYALAQYNLGYMYASGRGVAQDEKQALFWYEKSAEQGDVDGQYVVAGRYQQGRGSAVNLTKAWQWYRQASEQSHSRATYQLGLMTLDGIAVSQSDSKAFDYFSRAASQDVIEAQREVGISYSLGRGVRNSDSRAVEWFEKACNAADLTACYYLGLHYSEGRGLRADPVRAMQLFTQTATAGNKEAQYRLGLIYANGEGVAVDEQQAFTWLLKAAEQGNAAAQYLVGVRYANGTGVKVDDKAAVQWYQRSADQGDAYAQYNLGYMYANGRGVKQDQAKALYWYTKVAAEGDADAQFNLGLRYETGNGVEQNDQNAVEWYEKAVAQNHTRAIAHLGYMYEKGYGVARDERKAFQLYQQALPAKVPRALNAMALLYKNGRQVKADDNKAVELFSQAAEQGYANAQYNLGWMYEYGRGVRKDIAKARDYYQLAAEQNEPLAQAQLQRLLNP from the coding sequence ATGGCAGCCAGCTTTTTGGTAGCAGCCGAACCGCAACAACAATTAGCGCAAGCCAAAGCGGCTTATGCGCAGGGCGATTATAGAAACGCAGCACAATTATTGCAAAAGTTGGCCATTGAGGGCAATGCAAGTGCGCAATTTGAATTAGCTAAACTGTATTCACTTGGCCACGGGGTCGAGCGTGATGCGTTGCAGGCTTCTTATTGGTTAGAGCAGGCGGCTTCAAAAAGTAGTGATTATGCTGAGTCGGCTCAAGCTCAGAATGATATCAAGCAAGCACTGGAACAACGCCGGCAAGAAAATACCCGGACGCCAACCACATTAGCGAACAATAAAAGTGTTGTTGCCACTGAAATGGCTGCGACGACTATTTCGCCGACTACAACTACCACATCAACTACAGTTGCTCCATCTCCAGCAGCCACTAAGGCTGAGCCAATTGCTGCAGCCGTGTTAACCGATAAGCCTAGTTTAGCGGTTAAAGCGCTTGCCGATGCGAAATTTGATACCGGTATGCGCGCATTTCAACGCCAAAATTATGCTGATGCTTATAGCCATTGGTATCCGCTAGCGAAAAACGGTGACGCTGACGCTCAATTTAATTTAGCGGCTATATATGCTAAAGGCTTAGGTGTTAATGTCGATTTGCTTACCGCAGCGCGTTGGTTTAGTGCCGCAGCTGAACAAGGCTCTGCTCAAGCCCAGTACCACTTAGCCATTGTCCATGCTCAAGGCCAAGGTTTACCCCAAAATGATGCCCAAGCCGTGTATTGGTATAAACGAGCAGCAGAGCAACAATATGCATTAGCCCAGTATAATTTAGGGTACATGTATGCCAGCGGCCGAGGTGTTGCACAAGATGAAAAGCAAGCACTGTTTTGGTATGAGAAATCGGCAGAACAAGGTGATGTAGATGGTCAATATGTGGTTGCCGGTCGCTATCAACAAGGTCGCGGTAGCGCCGTTAATTTAACTAAAGCTTGGCAATGGTATCGCCAAGCCAGTGAGCAAAGCCACTCAAGAGCAACCTATCAATTAGGCTTAATGACCTTAGACGGTATTGCCGTATCACAAAGTGACAGCAAGGCTTTTGATTACTTTTCACGCGCGGCAAGTCAAGACGTTATCGAAGCGCAACGCGAAGTGGGTATAAGCTATTCATTAGGTAGAGGTGTGCGCAATAGTGACAGCCGTGCTGTGGAATGGTTTGAAAAAGCCTGTAACGCAGCAGATTTAACCGCTTGTTATTATTTAGGGCTGCATTATAGCGAAGGCCGTGGTTTACGTGCTGATCCCGTGCGTGCTATGCAGTTATTTACTCAAACGGCCACTGCTGGTAATAAAGAAGCGCAATATCGCTTAGGCTTAATCTACGCTAATGGTGAAGGCGTAGCAGTTGATGAACAACAAGCGTTTACTTGGTTATTAAAAGCGGCTGAACAAGGTAATGCTGCTGCGCAATATTTAGTGGGTGTGCGTTATGCTAACGGCACTGGCGTTAAGGTTGATGATAAAGCGGCAGTGCAATGGTATCAACGTTCAGCCGACCAAGGTGATGCCTATGCCCAATATAATTTAGGCTATATGTATGCCAATGGTCGCGGGGTAAAACAAGATCAAGCAAAGGCTTTATATTGGTATACCAAAGTAGCCGCAGAAGGCGATGCCGATGCTCAGTTTAATTTAGGTTTACGCTATGAAACTGGCAATGGCGTTGAGCAAAATGATCAAAACGCCGTTGAATGGTACGAAAAAGCAGTAGCACAAAATCATACTCGTGCGATAGCGCACCTAGGTTATATGTATGAAAAAGGCTATGGCGTCGCTAGAGATGAGCGAAAAGCTTTTCAGCTGTACCAACAGGCATTACCGGCAAAAGTGCCACGGGCATTAAATGCTATGGCATTACTGTATAAAAATGGTCGTCAGGTTAAAGCCGATGATAACAAAGCGGTAGAGTTATTTAGTCAAGCTGCCGAGCAAGGCTACGCTAATGCCCAGTATAACTTAGGCTGGATGTATGAATATGGCCGTGGGGTGCGTAAGGATATTGCTAAAGCCCGCGATTATTATCAATTAGCCGCCGAACAAAACGAGCCGTTAGCGCAAGCTCAATTACAGCGCTTATTAAATCCTTAA
- a CDS encoding PRC-barrel domain-containing protein, protein MIISASSIIGDSVKNSKGEDLGKIEELMIDTTNGVVTYAVVSFGGFLGMGDKLFAIPLQQMSLNTEKKCLILDVPKEKLENAPGFDKDNWPRAADDAWHKSVSTYYSR, encoded by the coding sequence ATGATTATTTCAGCATCATCAATTATTGGCGATAGCGTTAAAAACTCAAAAGGCGAAGATTTAGGTAAAATTGAAGAGCTTATGATCGACACAACTAACGGAGTAGTAACTTACGCCGTTGTTTCATTTGGTGGATTTTTGGGTATGGGCGACAAGTTATTTGCCATTCCATTGCAGCAAATGAGTCTAAACACTGAAAAGAAATGTTTAATCTTAGATGTACCTAAAGAAAAGTTAGAGAATGCGCCTGGTTTTGACAAAGACAACTGGCCTCGCGCTGCAGATGACGCTTGGCACAAAAGTGTCAGTACCTACTACAGCAGATAG
- a CDS encoding cation diffusion facilitator family transporter encodes MHSHNHHHSHSHHHHSSAADASKRIGWAFFLNVSFTIIEFIGGWLTNSTAIMADAVHDLGDSLSIGTAWGLNKLSDKEANATFSYGYKRFSLLGALINGMVLIIGSVWILLEAIPRLFSPVMPQAEGMLLLSIFGIAVNGFAAYKLSAGNSLNERILNWHLLEDVLGWVAVLIVSIVLMFKPWPILDPILSIGFTLFILFNVGRNLKETILLFLQATPDKKLMQDVRNVLLSRAEVNALHHFHIWSLDGEHSVMSVHLELNADISVVDMKNLKQQLQKELSVFEFAHTTIELEFADEACRDQSANL; translated from the coding sequence ATGCACAGCCATAACCATCATCACAGCCACAGCCACCATCATCACTCAAGTGCTGCCGATGCGTCGAAAAGAATTGGCTGGGCATTTTTTCTCAATGTTAGTTTTACAATTATCGAATTTATTGGTGGTTGGTTAACTAACAGTACAGCGATTATGGCCGATGCGGTGCATGACTTAGGCGATAGCTTGTCTATTGGTACCGCTTGGGGCTTGAATAAGCTCAGTGACAAAGAAGCTAACGCGACTTTCTCTTATGGTTATAAGCGCTTTTCGCTACTGGGTGCTTTGATAAACGGCATGGTGCTTATTATTGGCTCGGTTTGGATTTTGCTAGAAGCAATCCCTCGGCTGTTCTCACCTGTAATGCCGCAAGCGGAAGGCATGTTGCTATTGTCGATATTTGGTATTGCTGTCAACGGGTTTGCTGCTTATAAACTTAGCGCAGGAAACTCATTAAATGAACGCATTTTAAACTGGCATTTATTGGAAGATGTATTGGGTTGGGTAGCGGTGCTAATTGTATCAATTGTGCTGATGTTTAAGCCTTGGCCGATATTAGATCCCATCTTATCGATCGGTTTCACGCTGTTTATTTTATTTAATGTAGGTCGTAACCTTAAAGAAACTATCTTATTGTTTTTGCAAGCAACACCCGATAAAAAACTCATGCAGGATGTGCGCAATGTGCTGCTGTCTAGAGCAGAGGTTAATGCGCTGCATCACTTTCATATTTGGTCGTTAGACGGAGAGCATAGTGTGATGTCGGTACATCTGGAGTTAAATGCTGACATTAGCGTGGTCGATATGAAAAATCTAAAACAGCAATTGCAAAAAGAACTGAGTGTATTTGAGTTTGCCCATACCACTATTGAATTAGAGTTTGCCGATGAGGCATGTCGAGACCAAAGTGCTAACCTTTAG